The Phytohabitans houttuyneae genome has a segment encoding these proteins:
- a CDS encoding chaperone modulator CbpM, with protein MTGFALARPNRLRLDAFARQLGLHPQLVRRYVALGLLDAHRDPGGELWFRPAELARAGRVQRLHAGLPLNYAAIGLVLDLLERIEELQTTLRKGGRGWTSTG; from the coding sequence ATGACCGGCTTCGCACTGGCCCGCCCGAACCGGTTGCGGCTGGACGCGTTCGCTCGCCAGCTGGGCCTGCATCCCCAGCTGGTACGGCGGTACGTGGCTCTGGGCCTGCTGGACGCGCATCGAGACCCGGGTGGCGAGCTGTGGTTCCGCCCCGCCGAGCTGGCCCGGGCCGGGCGGGTGCAGCGGCTGCATGCCGGGCTGCCACTCAACTACGCGGCCATCGGGCTGGTGCTGGACCTGCTGGAACGGATCGAGGAGCTGCAAACCACGCTGCGAAAGGGCGGGCGAGGGTGGACAT